DNA sequence from the Candidatus Hydrogenedentota bacterium genome:
GGATACCCGCAACACGAGCCCGTTGGCGCCGCCCTCACGCCCGACACTTTCCTTGGCCACAATGCTTCCGACCGCGGTGAAGTCCGTTGGTGTGGGGTTTGGTCTTCGGACATATGCGATCGTGATACCCACGACCGCGATCGCCAACACGACTCCGATTGCGGATGACTTGCGTACGCGGGGTTCCGGGGCCTGGATGGGCTCGATACCTTCGTCTGGCGGTTCGTGATCGCGGAACCGTCGAATCGCCGGACTGGTGAATCCCTTTGGGCCGAACTTCACGGGCATGTCTGCTGCTCCACATGCAATTTGCGTTGTCCATCTTTATTCTACCCCAAGCCCGGCGACTGCAGAGGAACAGACGTGACACCGAAACCGACGGATATCCGCGTTATAGGCGCGGAATTGTATTTTCTTCCCATCCAGACGCGCGTGCCGCTGAAGTTCGGCAACGAGACGTTGACGCACGTGACGTGTGCGCGGGTGCGCGTGCTCGTGGAAACGAGAAACGGCACGAGAGCGGAGGGTTGGGGTGAGACGCCACTGAGCGTGCAATGGGTGTGGCCGAGCGCGATTGCGTACGAGGAACGTCACGACGCGTTGATGCGGATGTGCGGTTCGATTGCGAAGGCGTGGGCCGCGTACGAGGAGTACGGTCACCCGATGACGATCGGGGTTGCGTTTCAGGAGGGGCCGCTCCGCGAACTCGTGCGCGAATACAACGCAACACACGCGCACGCCATGCCGTGGCTGGCCGCGCTGGTGTGTTGTTCCGCCTTCGATATCGCTGTTCACGACGCGTACGGCAACGCACTGAACCTGCCTGTATACGCGACGTACAACGCGGATTTCATGAATCGCAGTCTGGGCGCGTTTCTGGAAGGCGACGGGCCGGTGTCGTTTACGGGCCGGTATCCGCAGGACTACTTCGCGGATGTCGACGCGCCCTGTCTGCCAGCGTGGCACCTGGTCGGGGGAAAGGACCCGATCGATGCGACTGAGTTGGACGGGTCGGAGCCAAACGACGGGTATCCGGTATTGTTGCAGGACTGGATTCTGCGCGACGGGCTAACGTGTTTGAAAGTGAAATTGCGCGGCAATGACGCCGCGTGGGACTACGCGCGCCTGACCGGCGTCGGGAAGATCGCGGGCGAGTGCGGCGCGCAATGGTTGTCCGCGGACTTCAATTGCACGGTGACCGATGTGTCGTATGTGAACGAGATTCTCGATCGGTTGAAATCGGATGCGCCGCGCGTTTTCGACATGCTGCTGTATGTCGAGCAACCGTTTCCGTATGAAATCGAAGAGCACCGCATCGACGTGCACAGTGTGTCCCTGCGGAAGCCGCTGTTCATGGACGAATCGGCGCACGATTGGCGGCTGGTGCGGTTGGGGCGCGAATTGGGTTGGACGGGCGTTGCGTTGAAGACATGCAAGACGCAGACGGGCGCGCTGCTCAGTTTGTGCTGGGCAAAAGCGCACGGCATGGCGCTGATGGTGCAGGACCTGACGAACCCCATGCTTGCGCAGATACCCCACGTGCTGCTCGCCGCGCATGCCGGAACAATCATGGGCGTCGAGACCAACGCGATGCAGTTTTATCCCGACGCTTCGGCAGCGGAAGCGAAGGTGCATCCGGGCCTCTACGTGCGGCGTGACGGGCGTGTCGATTTTTCCACCGTGAGCGGCCCAGGTTTCGGATACCGACTTGACCGTATCGAACGGGAGTTGCCTGCGCCGGCGGTTGCGGTATAAACGAAGCGGGGGGCGGACTCGCGTCCACCCCCCGCGCGTTCCATATTCGATGCGCGCCGGTTGCGCGATCGAACTGTCCGATTGGGTCTAGCCCTGGAACCAGTACACGGCGTTTGCCCAGAATTCGTTAATCGGCCCTTGGCCGTTTCTCTCATACT
Encoded proteins:
- a CDS encoding mandelate racemase/muconate lactonizing enzyme family protein encodes the protein MTPKPTDIRVIGAELYFLPIQTRVPLKFGNETLTHVTCARVRVLVETRNGTRAEGWGETPLSVQWVWPSAIAYEERHDALMRMCGSIAKAWAAYEEYGHPMTIGVAFQEGPLRELVREYNATHAHAMPWLAALVCCSAFDIAVHDAYGNALNLPVYATYNADFMNRSLGAFLEGDGPVSFTGRYPQDYFADVDAPCLPAWHLVGGKDPIDATELDGSEPNDGYPVLLQDWILRDGLTCLKVKLRGNDAAWDYARLTGVGKIAGECGAQWLSADFNCTVTDVSYVNEILDRLKSDAPRVFDMLLYVEQPFPYEIEEHRIDVHSVSLRKPLFMDESAHDWRLVRLGRELGWTGVALKTCKTQTGALLSLCWAKAHGMALMVQDLTNPMLAQIPHVLLAAHAGTIMGVETNAMQFYPDASAAEAKVHPGLYVRRDGRVDFSTVSGPGFGYRLDRIERELPAPAVAV